In Lathyrus oleraceus cultivar Zhongwan6 chromosome 2, CAAS_Psat_ZW6_1.0, whole genome shotgun sequence, the DNA window aaatgattccaatagaaaacttactctaaatgacattataaacaactttcatgttgatacctagagctagttttgcttggaaaaccactttctatgttgaaacattataggtcattttgtctaaaccctaatttgaaagtcaacttcccaaagccataacttgctcaatttttatgagatgaaagatttccaagttgcacaatcaaattcaatgtgtctaattcaacctttatgtttggattgggagctaattcaacttctgtgaacatgtgatatgaggctacattataggtcacttttgacctataccattgatcaagtgatttttccaaacttcaaaaatgcataactctatcatttaaaatctaaattacatgaaattagtgaccattttgaaggtctttgagagagatacaactttgatgaagacacttttctcatttgaagctcccataaaaagttaagcaaggtggaatattgagagATATGGCTTGACACTAAGAAAAAAATttatatgtcaaatttttccaaacttccacctcaaatatctccctccaagttccaagctccaaattaaaaagtgttcaacatcaaacttgttcctcttgatctcacctttccaaagagctcaaaattattcattttggatgagaaatgcataggttgcgcatggcttcaacaagctgatatcatttggcatggatcatTCTTCAAGTGACAATGCTCAAGCACCTTGCAATCTaatccatctccaaagcatctgATCTATCATTTGGAATTtcaagctatcatttcatgggcctatgcgcgcccatgcaccttgctttcatcattttgccaaaattggaaagtaaaaagagtgtgcaaatatcgCATGGATTTGGCTAGATATACAGCTGCATTTGCTCAAAAATCACAGACACcttgcgccagctttgaatccccattgaaaacccttcacattaagaggataaccctgataaattcatttgaatttgagcttgaatctccactattttggaattcaattctccaggaatccattgcttctaagccTTTCTGTTCCTCTTCTGtaagcaattgaagtgaagccaagcacgattcagataaagatctagcaagctcagacctccattgaaggtaatttgcatAATTTTTtaactcttcgattctccttgtttcttgctcaattccattgattcttgtgttgtctgaagtcctaccaatataggcaagaagtttgagtttctttgaggtcaaatcgaagcaactcagatcatgaacctcatttttcaattccacatatctctcaatatagttggaattggaagaattggaggtgatattcgtgctcagtgatgttttctctttaaaataaTGCCCTGTTTGGAATTTTGatgatggttcatgttgaccagttcggtgaagctcaccggagaagacaaccggagctctggctccggttATGATGTGTCTTTGGTGTAAACCGTGTGATCCAacttccacgttttaatcttagtcgtgcattgtgattactcatgttacaGCGCCATTGACTAGGgcattggtggaacgcgcgttgtggatcatcagatttgccacctcaattaatgagggagatctgatggtccacgtattttagcatttcCTGAAAatccatttaattccattttcttcaataattcataataaatttaatattgatccaaaaaatatgggactttcaccaaaaaattcaaaaaaaaattctctttcatattctgaattaaaattattttttggatcattattaatatttttcatgaattaattgatttttcatttgtttttaattgtttaaaaatatttttaaatgtctaaaaattatgaatttttttatccaaggtcctttgaccttgtttgacctatgataaatcacatgaccatttatttggtgttttgatgtaattttaggatttggacaaaacatatttaaattaaatgcattattttactatttttaattgaataaatgtcattttaattgtgttgaccacATCTATTGACTTAATggagtttctcatttgttgttgggccttggtcaaggttgacttgactttgtcaagttaatattattggatttaggggattgatggaatgtacattccatctcccaaaataaatgaataatattaatttggtaaaagtcctcctttgaccaatttgtaatctcattcatccctttccctcttcatctaattccccttcttcatccatccattttcaattggccaatgtcATCTCAAAATCttaatgctagttgattgaaagattaacatgagtatggatgagattaggccacaccttttgcatatttttgtgtgtggtatgtttaatgagcatagttcttaatactatgtctccaacatgcattaacaccaaaagtcttttgtccggcctcaaatagttgtgacttctatataagtccaattacgattacttaacatagcgctaaatttgtgacacaaaaggcataagcattctagttagtgacATTGTAAGTCTCCActcttccatggtattgtatggaaacttggccttctttccttcctatggaagatattttggttcaaggatccatgcttgtggcaagtgggttgagtgttctccaaagaatgtcttgaaatcaaaagcaaaacaaaactaactactaacttgctaaccattaacttttactttcaagcctttactttaatgcaatttacttttagtattctattatcatttgccattatacatatcattctaattgtttatgttaatgtaattttcaccttgtccacttggaccatattgtgtgatattattttaTTTGCTTGTTTTTTTGGTCTTTAACcaataatgtacataataataacaaaaaccctaaaagacttattgagtggattgttggtttgatcttgcccaattggacttagaacttaggcaacattcctttgctaatggacttggccaatgccaatttatgaagaaccaagaacttgcgaattgaattcatctgatacatcattctagatctctccagattcatctacaacattgatcaTTATTGAGCTGTCATgttgaacctatgacttgtggaattcatctgctacatgggctattctgaagaagatcattgaagtggataagcttagataaggccatctttatttgatgccatttctcttcaagattgatataattatgcatttgtatgttgcttgattctaaaaagtccaagggaattctgggtttctattgacatacttgtctattggattgctcccatttggtcagatcttttcaactctaaacttttaaatttttgtgcataggatagtttcttcatcttctccccatttctttaatttcaaaatctctccctccaattttaaaaccttctttgtgtgaactccttttgttctaaactttgaccattttcaaaagagatagaaactttggccttatgccattgcattttcaaactaattttcttaaatcaaacatgtaaataagcttaactatacttgacttaaactttcaaaaatccaaaaagaactaactcattcaaaccattttaggcctttgtgcctttcaaacttaaattttgttaaaaccaacatactcactttgaaatttgtagcatggactacgaggttttgatccctcatttatatattggtacgtaggcacaagtctgaatgtcttgtcaaacacaaaaaatataattaatgaattcttttctcatccccccattctatttgaTTGTAaacatgcacacaaaaagggctccctaggagtacctaggacactttgggtgctaacaccttccctcggtgtaaccaacccccttacctgtgatctctgatttttattagtttttatttgaaaacttcttacttattgggttttgttcgtacttttcccttttccctaggaaacaataaaagcgtggtggcgactcttgttaattgatttctagcttgtcaatagcttgatgatcatgaatttaccgctacaggcttgacaccagaccaacattcttctggcgtgattccttctagcttcttcgtcagacatctgttcaggatatatgtcaCAGTCGACACAACTTCTTCCCATAGatctttgggtagatgcttgcttctcaacatacttctaaccatattcataatggttcgattcttcctttctgcgactccattcaGCTATGaagtgtagggtggcaccacctcatgcataatcccttctttcatacataatgcatcaaagtcttttgacacatattctccaccaccatcagtccttaaaaccttgatctttcgaccgctctgtctttcgaccatagatttaaaattgtcaaatacctcaatcacttcacttttcttctttATCATGTAAGACCACcgttttcgactgaaatcatatatgaatgtaacaaaatatttgttacctccaatcgaatccacctggagaggaccatatacatcagagtatatgacttcaagaatttcctCCGACCTGTTTCCTacatccttactgaagttgttcttatgctgcttcgcctgcacacattcttcacacacttcgtttggaattTCGATTTCAGGTAATTTTGAAACTatatttcttctcttcagatctcttatgtctttgaaattgagatgtccaagtctataatgccatatccattcattTATGTTGGCTGCTattgcaaggcacttatgctccatcacatttagctcaatcttgaaggttctattttgaatctcttcatctcttgttgtaaccatcagcaacgtctcttcttcttcttcatgcttCGCCAGCTTTGtataagtttcttgattcttctgcttttctggacagtcactagaatagtgaccatacttctgaaaattgtaacactgaatgtggCTCTTGTCTGGTTTTTGACCACCACATCTTCCTCTACCTGCAGCAtcacctctttggttgccttggtttaagggttttctctgattcgagcagtttccttcttgctgatttcgaccagtcgaattattgtaacctcctctgcctttgttgccattccaacttcctttgcctttcctttcttttgctgattgcGCTTGCAAAGCCATATCACTTTTCGACTTTCGTGCAGCTCTTTcagtcattctttgttcatgatattcaagcgtcccatgaagctcttcctttgtcagttttgacaaatctttcgactcttctatggctactaccacatgatctaactttggagccaacgaactcaagatctttccaacaataaatcttgatgtcaacacttgtccacataccttcatttgattcactagtttcgtaaccttggtgaagataccggttatgctttcattgtcttccatctgaagtaatttatatgttcttttgtgagtttgtaacctcacctctttcactTTCTCCACGTCTCTAAAtgatttctccagaatttcccatgtTTCTTTCGttgactctgcatcactaaccttttcaaatTTATCTGCTtcaacacattgatgaattataaagaaagctttataatatttcttcttcaattctttatgtgcgtccttttcttgatctgtcatgtcttctgcaagcgttgctactccttccttcacaagacCCCAAAGGGCTTGATAACataacacaacctttatctgcttgcaccgattctcataattgttgttctttAGAATCGaaagatttgctggaaaatgtttgtttggatgattcgttgccatggtgattttcttcccacgaatcgattaaatcggagctcttgataccagatgttggaaatcccccacaatctatggagaatttcaatcaatcttgatgaacaagattgttatcatccatacaataacaatgaaaagagaagaacaatggagaaagaaagaaagtaaagaacgatgaaggagaagaaaaaataaattctgcagagtttctctttgccacaaactgtggaaaacttcttattcactttacaactgcaaaatactgtgaatacaatgttatgaatgctctattcacttcattacaaaaaaataagggttactccctctatttatagatttaggttaacttggacctcatgccaaaacccaaaactataaaagccccaaataactaacactactaaaataggcctaagtcgaaatcctgtgtgaagcaacatgcttcaaCACTTCGACACACTAAAACAATTCAACatactaggtggttcgacactttcttgttctgtcgagcaacctgcttcaacacaaggaattacaattcaacactTTTTGCTTATTCTTTATCTATATGAACTAGCGTTACaacagagaaaaataaatgtTCGTTTTTCTTTTTATGAGGTTTATATTGTATGTcgcattaaaaataatattattacacTATGAGGTTTACATCACACTTTGAAATCTTTTTATGCAAAGTACTATTGATATTCTATAATCAATGACGTTCTTTAAGAGGAATGCCGAACATGAAATCTTTATTCgaagtattttctttttccctGCAATTGAATTCCGTGGTAAATAAAAAATGTAAGACTCTTCaattagattttttttagagaaaacgatagtaaaattaatagtaagtagtgtaatatagtttttttaccttataaagatttgaatcaattcttcgtacatccctttatcaatgcgtgatgacactgaaattcaccgtattttcgaatccgatttcgcatgcattttagttgtttcatttttattttgttatgttattactaggtttttctttgttttcaggttttcaatctaatcggagccccgatcgagaaaatgagcgaaaatgagctaaaaagccATAAAATCAACATTTTACACTTGTGACTCCCACTGTGGCAGGCGCCATGGatccagccatgacgtgtcccaGTCTCAACCTCTCCTTAACTGCCATGCCTCCCACGATCTCCACTTGGACGCTGAAATTTCCtcctgtggcgggcgccatgatgttgtggcaggcgccacaagaacaaaatgGTTCCCGCCCATTTTAAAACTTAAGGGCGTCCTTGTAATCTCCATGTTCTTTTCTTGCCTATAAGTAGAGCCTTGATTTCATTTGTTTAGGGATCCAAACTTAGTTAcaactaggcatatatcagtattgtgtaaaagtggtaatcgcttcacatcggagtgttgccacactgtgtaatcgagtctgtaatcgagtttggagcactttggaaggaagtttaatcctgccgccattttcatttctgttttgcACTTTATTTgaccctccgattggagcaggttttattACTTTATCTTTGTCTACTTTAttttcccgcactgcctttattttgtttactttcccgcactgcctttattttgtttactttcccgcactgcctttatttcgtttactttcccgcactgcctttattttgtttactttcccgtACTGCCTTTATTTcgtttactttcccgcactgcctttattttgtttactttcccgcaccctcactttactttgtttatttctcgcactgcACTACTTTCCTTTATTTCTTGCACCCGCACTACTTTAATTTActttcctgcactcgcacttaTTACTATTTAAAAGTCTTTTATTTATCCGTTTTTATGATAAAAATCAAAATTCatttttactttaccatgtcttTCTAAACCTATAAgggttagaatgtaaggatcgtaattgaaccaataatccgtacaattattcgtagaaacacttaagggctattttgactttcaaaCTAAGTTTTCCCGCAtttaatttccgttgggtaagatcggAAGTCGTCCGACGTCTGTTtaacttagttgtttttaactatttcaaatacagcgaaagcgctttgtttagttcattaggagtttttaatttaaaaagaaaagtgattttaaaactattttcggacgtgtttataagtttagagtctagttcgcgagaacctcttttggttaagaaacccaggtcaaaataattttcaacttagtcaagacactatatttcttaaaaataggtttactactctaacgcaatgtgcgcctttttataagtgacaataagaggggttgattagggagtacaactcggttctgaatacgcgaaaacgacagttcccgttaaattggttcttttcaaagtaggaaacactgcccataagtaattctattagcaagtacttggattattaattgattatgtgaattacattcgaacctgtctttattaatttaatttaatttaatactttattttccattgtgcactcttaaaaccctgtttcgattaccttagataaacactgtaacaatagataacgatagattgacatttggtctctgtggattcgacaatcttttatattactctgacgcgttcgtatacttgcgaaaaacacgcatcaaTGCGCTCTTGAGAGTTAAAAAACTACAAATAACAAAATGTCATATCATCAAAGAAATACATTCAAAACATTTGACTAGGTTTGAATATAATATGGTTTATTGTGGCGCAAATAAATACCTGGAGAATGGAGATACTTTGTTTTAGTCTAGATTTGGTAGAACAACAACTATGACTTATTTTTGAATTACCTGGATTTCTGGTAAAAAAGGAAAACAATGGACTTAGTAAATATATATGGCTTTATTTACATAAACCATAAATATAAGTTAAATTCATGCATTCAAAAATATTCTAGAGTAAAAATATtcttaaatgaattaaataaaaacctctccatcctttgagatattatttttcttttcaccattttccaaaattgtGTTTTATCTATTATCACTGTGGAGCTCCAACCGACAAAGTAAATTTTTAGACGTTTGATCTGTTTCAATAAGGATGATAAAAATGTTAGTGAAAAAGTGGTGAAAATGCAAGAAACAGTTTTTTATACGTATTGCGGAAAAGGTAAATACACCTTATTGTCGAGTTTGTCGATGGATGAAATTGTTTGTTCATCCTTCCATGTGTTCCATTTATCTTCAAAGTCTCCTATCTAAAGTTTATTACATAAGAATAGTGAGAATAATTATGACCCAATTGATATCTAACATAAAAGCATAAAAGAAATGATTAAGTATAACTCACTTTTATGTCGAAGCAAGTTTCAACATTCTTCCGTCTCAACTCCTTATATAATTGGAAGATTTCACTGTATTCTAGTTTGAATTTATATTAAAgcaaaataaaaatatatttagtTATGATATAAAGAATACAATATAATCTTGGTATGTCATGTAACCAAAATAGGAATCAATCTGTGGGCAATTTTTTAATGTACTTTATAAATACCTGCAGGTGCGATAAAAGAATTTGTTTAAAGACTACATTTTTTGTGTAGTCACCATCTTCTCCTTTCAATTTTCCTTCCCCAGTTAAGACTTTTGTTGTAGTTCGTGAAACACCCATGGATAAAGCCCCATATAACTGTCAATGACTAAAAACATGTCGTGGAAGATATATTCCAACATTTGAAATGGTTTGCCCTTGTGATTTATTTATTGTAATTGCAAAACTTAGTCGCACAAGAAACTACTTTCTACTAAGGACAAAAAGCAACCCATCACTTGCagatgtttttattttaattctggGGAAAAAAACTCATTTTCCTGCGTTATTTCCTATCAAGATTTCCATATCCAACATATTCATAAATAAACCACGACATAATAACCGCGTCCCTATTACACAATCCATATCTAGAATCTAGATTTCGTAATAACATCAATGGTGCATCCTTTTTTATCTTTAGAATATGTGGTGGCAAACTACATTGTGCAATTGAGTTTAAGAATTCATACTGGTATAAATTATGATTATCCCCTTCAACCTCGTCAAACGACAACAAATTATGTTCTTCTCCTGGAAACTGGTCGATGATCATATCATTCAATTTCTGGACATCATCATTTGTTGGTGTCAAAATAGCTCTTTGTACCATATATGGGGCATCCCAACCATGCAATTCTAAATTAGGAAAAATATGTTGGATAAGTACTTGTATGGAATGTTCACCTTCCCATTGGATTGCAATCTGTGAAGGTAACCTCACCATGTCATCTAGTTTGGTAGGTTCAACACCATCACCAATGCGAATAAGAAATTCTGCAAACTTTTGATCATGGAATGATCGCATATTTTGACGCAAACACAAAATCTTTGTATGATCCCATAAATGAGACTGAACAATACACGCTGAAATCATTTGTGCCTTAGTACCTTTTCTTACAACAGGAAGAACTTGACGAAAATATCCCCCCATGATCAGAACTTTTCCACTAAATGAAGCACTATTGCTACAAATATCTTGTAATGATCGATCTAAGGCTTCCAAACAATTTTTGTTTGTCATTGGTGCTTCATCCCAAATTATTGCGGCAACAACTCTAATGAGATTTGCAAGATCTTTTTGCTTTTGAATACCACAAATGGAACTCGGTTGTATATCAATACGTATCTTAAATCGAGAGTGTGCAGTCCTACCACCGGGAAACAATGTTGCAGCTATACCAGATGATGCAGTTCCTAAGACAGTTTATCCTATACTTCTTAAACTTACCATTAATGTTCGATAAAGGAATGTTTTACCTGTTCCTCCTGGACCATCAATAAAAAATATCCCACTGTGTTTTTGAACAATTACATTCATAATGGTTTTGAATGCAATCATTTGATCATTATTTAACTTAGCAACAAATTCAATATCTTCATTGGGGATATCGACCGCTAAATCCTCTTGTATGAGACTTGGAATTGCATCTCCGTCTATTGTATTATGGGGTAAAGATGGTAGATCATAATCTTTAATTTTTTTACCGTGCACGTTTAAGAGTTCATTCAAGTCCTTCAACAACATATTAGTCAAGTCTGATTCCACAATATTGTTATTTGTTTGATAATCCTCTACCATATGTATAAAAACTCATTCCAAAGGCCTTTAACATTAGCAGGTTCACAAAATATTAAAATCGTCATGAATAACCTCTGTAAAGCATATGGCATTTGGAGACTCGTAGCCTCAACCAAACAGTCACGAATATTATGATTAGTCTCTAGAAATCCGCTATTCTTGGCTGATTTTTTGAATGTATTGAAAGTCGTGCCATCATTTGTAAGAAGATATTCCCAACTGGTTGGATCTGTGACATGAGATAACAGCAGTCGCAAGTAAAACTTATCTCCCTCCAAAGGTGATACCATATAGATTCTCCCGATAACTTTTCTTGTTGACCGCCTGCGATGCCATTCCATGTCCCGCTTGTTCCAACAATAATGCTCTGGAATCTCTCTATACCGACAATTTCTTGCTTGTGGATCTCGTGTATTCAATGCAAAGAAGTGTGTGAGCATTGCTTTGGAGTTGTGTTCATTATTTAACACATCTGTAATTCGTTGATGATCATAAAAGTGCACTTGATGGCGGTTCGGCAAGTGGATCTGCAATCTTTCAACCAAAGGATATAATCGATAAAAAGTGAATCGAAATATTTCCCATAATGCCTCGGGAGCACAAATCCATATTGCATCAACATATTGCTAAACTTCATCCATGTATGATCCTTTATGAGCCTCCATAGCCACACGATCAGGGCCCTTGTACACATATTTGTATAAATACTTATTACTTTTAATGCTACTGCAAATCTTTACATTAATGTGACAGTCATACTTTAACAGTAACCAAGGGTTATAAGGAACCACCCATCTATTATCGACAGACCTATCTCTACCTAACGATATAGATTCATCAAACCTTCTCATATACTCGGGATATGAATCAGTGTCTTGACGTATTTCATCCAAGAATTGTTTGGGATACCTTTTTTACAATGTTCTTCTTTCATACATTTTGGCGCAGTTGTGGATTTTCCTGCATTCTATTATGTAGCTCATTATCGGTGTCGTAACTATACATATTTAAAAAAGTGGATCCCGTGTCCGTTTGTCCGCTTTTTTAATAAATACACGCGTCAAAAATATAAATGATATTTTGttaattttgatttaaaattaaattatttatataaaaTTTTGTGATATGCACGTAAGCAAAAATTATAAAATACTCTCTCTTTCTCTGCTCTGTTTTCATATTTTTCTCAACATATTTATTTATAATTGAAGAAATAATATTAAGAAGCATATAATTTTTTCTAAAgatttttttattgattttaattaataaaatgaaaaaaaaaactatAATGATGATTATAGTTGGTTATCATTTCATTATAATTCATTTGCTAATAAATAAATACAAATTAATAGTAAATATATAGAATTATAAAACTGGTAAAGTGTGAGAGGATATTTTAAAAGGAAGGTAATAAAATAATTAGTG includes these proteins:
- the LOC127123800 gene encoding uncharacterized protein LOC127123800 yields the protein MVEDYQTNNNIVESDLTNMLLKDLNELLNVHGKKIKDYDLPSLPHNTIDGDAIPSLIQEDLAVDIPNEDIEFVAKLNNDQMIAFKTIMNVIVQKHSGIFFIDGPGGTGTASSGIAATLFPGGRTAHSRFKIRIDIQPSSICGIQKQKDLANLIRVVAAIIWDEAPMTNKNCLEALDRSLQDICSNSASFSGKVLIMGGYFRQVLPVVRKGTKAQMISACIVQSHLWDHTKILCLRQNMRSFHDQKFAEFLIRIGDGVEPTKLDDMVRLPSQIAIQWEGEHSIQVLIQHIFPNLELHGWDAPYMVQRAILTPTNDDVQKLNDMIIDQFPGEEHNLLSFDEVEGDNHNLYQYEFLNSIAQCSLPPHILKIKKDAPLMLLRNLDSRYGLCNRDAVIMSWFIYEYVGYGNLDRK